In Moorena sp. SIOASIH, the following proteins share a genomic window:
- a CDS encoding AGE family epimerase/isomerase, whose protein sequence is MMKKYRFYLYVLITTLVITLIVGLSPTISQPILLEPKLQTLTGERWLQHLEEDLNPWWLMESAFGKPVGNFPSLRCDNGELLDLSQPCPTFKDLEDEKKWIKNFFNKKYIVAQSRQVYTYGVAYHLTGNPEFLNLAKSGLDWIRNYGFDRENGGVFTVLSEENLTSLSSASERNSQEIAYALQGMAFYYYLTQDEEVLPDIIKLKDFIFKNYYDSEQDIILQFPKNPQNQESTKQRKGIVYQLDQMNTYLMLLAPILPEPYQSQWKKDLVHISRILMNQFYSPEYNTFWYYIDNPEDKKILTGKTDYGHSIKTLWMIYLTGKLVNNDRFVTFARTSADKLFKEAYDSESGTWYSRLYADKNKKLIQDLNKSWWIYAELDQVAGTLSLEDSSYVDKYLKSTVNWWFKNMVDHTNHGIWNKVIWPTLETKGFKQSKWKNGFHSYEHALVGYITTQATQGEKVKLYFARKEGKENKGIRPYYNTVKIEKINKKPLQSIPEMNKI, encoded by the coding sequence ATGATGAAAAAATATCGATTTTATTTATATGTACTTATTACTACTTTAGTAATTACCTTGATAGTTGGCTTGTCACCAACCATTAGCCAACCTATATTACTGGAACCAAAATTACAAACCCTAACCGGTGAAAGATGGTTACAGCATCTAGAAGAAGACCTCAATCCTTGGTGGTTAATGGAAAGTGCTTTTGGTAAACCTGTAGGTAATTTTCCTAGCTTGCGATGTGATAATGGAGAGCTACTTGATTTGTCTCAACCATGCCCAACGTTTAAGGATTTAGAAGATGAAAAAAAATGGATTAAAAATTTCTTTAATAAAAAGTACATAGTTGCTCAATCTCGTCAAGTATACACCTACGGAGTAGCTTATCACTTGACTGGAAATCCTGAATTTTTAAATTTGGCTAAATCCGGATTAGATTGGATTCGCAACTATGGATTTGATCGAGAAAATGGAGGGGTATTTACTGTCTTATCTGAAGAGAATCTTACTTCTCTTTCTTCTGCTTCAGAGCGTAATAGTCAAGAAATAGCCTATGCTTTACAGGGTATGGCTTTTTATTACTATCTAACTCAAGATGAAGAAGTATTGCCAGATATCATTAAATTAAAAGACTTTATCTTTAAAAATTACTATGATTCAGAACAAGACATAATACTTCAATTCCCTAAAAACCCTCAAAACCAGGAATCCACAAAACAAAGGAAAGGAATAGTATATCAATTAGATCAAATGAACACCTATCTAATGCTTCTCGCACCGATATTACCTGAACCTTACCAGTCGCAGTGGAAAAAAGATTTGGTTCACATCTCGCGTATCTTAATGAACCAGTTTTACAGTCCTGAATATAATACTTTTTGGTATTATATTGACAATCCAGAAGATAAAAAAATATTAACTGGCAAAACTGATTATGGACATTCAATAAAAACTTTGTGGATGATCTACCTAACTGGTAAATTAGTTAACAATGACAGATTTGTTACTTTTGCGAGAACTAGTGCTGATAAGTTATTCAAAGAAGCCTATGATTCTGAATCAGGAACATGGTATTCACGATTGTATGCTGATAAAAATAAAAAATTAATTCAAGACCTTAATAAAAGTTGGTGGATCTATGCTGAATTGGATCAAGTAGCAGGAACACTTAGCTTGGAAGACTCATCCTACGTTGACAAATATTTAAAATCAACAGTTAATTGGTGGTTTAAGAATATGGTAGATCATACTAATCATGGAATCTGGAATAAAGTAATTTGGCCAACATTAGAAACGAAAGGTTTTAAACAATCGAAATGGAAAAATGGTTTTCACAGTTACGAACATGCTTTAGTGGGCTATATTACTACTCAAGCAACTCAAGGAGAAAAAGTTAAACTATACTTTGCCCGTAAGGAAGGAAAAGAAAACAAAGGAATTAGACCTTACTATAATACAGTAAAGATTGAAAAAATTAATAAAAAACCGCTACAATCAATCCCTGAAATGAATAAAATATAA
- the cphA gene encoding cyanophycin synthetase — MRILRIQTLRGPNYWSIGHHKLIVMRLDLEELANTPSKEIPGFYKGLKTVLPSLEEHFCSPGVRGGFLSRVAKGTMMGHIIEHVALELQDLAGMGVGFGRTRETATPGVYQVIFEYIDEQVGRYAARAAVRLCRSIIDKQTYPQSELEQDLKDLQELANNSALGPSTQSLVKEAEARDIPWMQLSARAMIQLGYGVHQKRIQATLSDYSGILGVELACDKEGTKQILRDAGVPVPRGTTIRFLDELEGAIEYVGGYPIVIKPLNGNHGRGITLDINSWEEAQTAYKTAKEVSRSVIVERYYKGFDHRILVVNGKVVAVAERIPAHVVGNGRSTIEELIDQTNLDPHRGEGHDNVLTKIVVDATSQSVLKKQGYRLDSIPRKGEVCYLRETANLSTGGIAVDHTDNIHPETIWLAERVAKIIGLDIAGIDIVTSDITKPLREADGVVVEVNAAPGFRMHVCPSQGQPRNVAAPVLDMLFPNGQPNRIPIIAITGTNGKTTTTRLIAHIYRQTGKVVGYTTTDGIYVDEYLVEKGDTTGPQSAQVILKDPTVEVAVLETARGGILRSGLAFDKCDIGVVLNVSADHLGIGDIDTIEQMAKVKSIVAEVVSPKGYAILNADDPLVRAMAEKVKGQVAYFTMNSENELVKNHTSGGGLAAVYENGYLSIIKGDWTLRIDQAVNVPVTIGGRAPFMIANALAASLAAFAQGVSIEAIRKALTTFRASVDQTPGRMNLFNLGSYHALVDYAHNAASYEALGSFVRNWPGERFGVVGGPGDRRDEDFIELGRLSAKIFDRIIIKEDDDLRGRPSGEAAELIRKGIRQENRESNYEIILRETEAIERGLDKVADGGLVVILPESVSRAIKLIEARNPLSDNGLKATSADTEDELKPSVVN, encoded by the coding sequence ATGAGAATTCTGAGAATCCAGACTTTACGTGGTCCTAATTATTGGAGTATTGGACATCACAAACTGATTGTCATGCGTCTCGATTTAGAGGAATTGGCAAATACCCCCTCCAAGGAGATTCCTGGCTTCTATAAGGGACTAAAGACTGTCCTACCCAGTCTGGAAGAGCATTTCTGTTCCCCTGGTGTCCGGGGGGGATTCCTTTCTCGGGTTGCCAAAGGCACCATGATGGGGCACATCATTGAACACGTTGCCCTAGAACTACAAGATCTGGCAGGCATGGGGGTTGGATTTGGTCGCACTAGGGAAACAGCGACACCAGGAGTCTACCAGGTCATATTTGAATACATTGATGAGCAGGTGGGTCGTTATGCCGCTAGGGCAGCTGTGCGGCTGTGCCGTAGCATCATTGATAAGCAAACCTATCCCCAAAGTGAATTAGAACAAGACCTGAAAGATTTACAAGAACTGGCTAATAATTCAGCTTTAGGACCAAGCACTCAATCCCTGGTTAAGGAAGCCGAAGCCAGAGATATTCCCTGGATGCAGCTGAGCGCGAGAGCGATGATTCAACTGGGCTACGGTGTCCACCAAAAGCGGATTCAAGCCACATTGAGTGATTATTCAGGGATTTTAGGGGTTGAGTTGGCTTGTGATAAAGAAGGTACCAAACAAATCCTGAGGGATGCTGGTGTACCGGTTCCCCGGGGGACAACGATTCGATTCCTAGATGAGTTGGAAGGGGCAATTGAGTATGTAGGTGGCTACCCGATTGTGATTAAACCCCTGAATGGGAATCATGGACGAGGCATTACCCTCGATATTAATAGCTGGGAAGAGGCCCAGACTGCCTATAAGACCGCCAAAGAAGTCTCCCGCTCTGTGATTGTGGAGCGCTATTATAAAGGTTTTGACCACCGGATTCTTGTGGTCAATGGCAAGGTAGTAGCGGTAGCAGAGCGTATCCCTGCCCATGTAGTGGGCAATGGTAGGTCTACGATTGAGGAACTGATTGACCAAACTAACCTTGATCCCCATCGCGGTGAGGGACACGACAATGTCTTGACTAAAATTGTGGTAGACGCTACCAGTCAAAGTGTCTTGAAGAAGCAAGGGTACAGATTGGACAGTATACCCAGAAAGGGGGAAGTTTGTTACTTGCGGGAAACTGCCAATCTCAGCACTGGCGGTATTGCTGTAGACCACACTGACAACATCCATCCAGAAACTATCTGGCTGGCAGAGCGAGTTGCCAAAATTATTGGTCTAGATATTGCTGGCATTGATATTGTCACCTCCGATATCACTAAGCCTTTACGGGAAGCTGATGGGGTGGTGGTTGAGGTGAATGCTGCCCCTGGCTTTAGGATGCATGTTTGTCCTAGTCAAGGTCAGCCCCGAAATGTGGCGGCACCAGTCCTAGATATGCTCTTCCCAAATGGGCAACCTAACCGTATTCCCATCATCGCCATTACAGGTACCAACGGAAAAACCACGACAACCCGCTTAATTGCCCATATCTATCGCCAAACTGGAAAGGTTGTGGGCTATACCACTACAGATGGGATCTACGTTGATGAATATCTGGTGGAAAAAGGTGATACCACTGGACCCCAAAGTGCTCAGGTAATTCTCAAAGACCCTACAGTTGAGGTGGCAGTGCTGGAAACTGCCCGGGGCGGTATCCTGCGTTCTGGTTTGGCCTTTGACAAATGTGATATTGGGGTGGTTTTAAATGTCTCTGCTGACCACTTGGGAATTGGAGATATCGACACCATTGAACAGATGGCCAAGGTGAAGAGTATTGTGGCGGAAGTGGTGAGTCCGAAGGGCTATGCTATCCTCAATGCTGATGACCCCCTAGTCAGAGCAATGGCAGAAAAGGTCAAGGGTCAAGTGGCTTATTTCACGATGAACTCAGAGAATGAGTTAGTCAAAAATCACACCAGTGGTGGTGGTCTGGCGGCGGTTTATGAAAATGGTTATTTGTCCATCATCAAAGGGGATTGGACCCTGCGGATTGACCAGGCAGTTAATGTGCCAGTGACAATTGGGGGACGGGCACCTTTTATGATTGCTAATGCTCTAGCTGCGAGTCTAGCTGCCTTTGCTCAAGGAGTCTCGATTGAGGCCATTCGAAAGGCATTGACCACATTTCGGGCTTCTGTAGACCAGACACCCGGACGAATGAATTTGTTCAATCTTGGCAGTTACCATGCTCTAGTGGATTATGCCCACAATGCAGCTAGTTACGAGGCATTGGGTAGTTTTGTGCGCAACTGGCCCGGAGAGCGCTTTGGGGTTGTGGGTGGTCCTGGGGATCGCCGGGATGAAGACTTTATTGAACTGGGACGACTCTCAGCAAAAATCTTTGACAGGATTATTATCAAAGAAGATGATGACTTACGAGGGCGTCCCAGTGGTGAAGCAGCTGAGTTAATTCGTAAGGGCATACGACAGGAAAATCGCGAGTCGAACTATGAGATTATCCTCAGGGAAACAGAGGCAATTGAGAGGGGTTTGGATAAAGTTGCTGATGGTGGTTTAGTGGTGATTCTGCCAGAAAGTGTCAGTCGTGCGATCAAACTCATTGAGGCTCGTAATCCCTTGTCGGATAATGGCCTTAAGGCAACCAGTGCTGACACTGAAGATGAGTTGAAGCCATCGGTGGTCAATTAA
- a CDS encoding thioesterase II family protein, with translation MTTTNSWITRPKPNPKARLRLFCFPYAGGAASSFRTWPDPLAPHIEVCPVELPGRGKRLREPLVTGILPMIETLTPSLLPYLDIPFAFFGHSLGTLISFELARQLRRQEAPSPRHLFISGRRAPQVPARKPPLHNLPKSELIEALRQYNGTPEAVLANQDLMELFLPILRADFGINETYTYTSEPPLNCPISVFGGLQDTDANSDELAAWRDQTSSTFTVHMFPGGHFFINNQKECNQLLELITKFAIAPV, from the coding sequence ATGACTACTACCAACTCTTGGATCACTCGGCCAAAACCAAATCCTAAAGCCCGCCTGCGCCTATTTTGCTTTCCTTATGCGGGTGGTGCTGCTTCAAGCTTTCGCACTTGGCCAGACCCATTGGCACCCCATATCGAAGTCTGCCCAGTGGAACTGCCTGGACGGGGCAAGCGACTGCGGGAACCCCTGGTTACTGGTATATTGCCTATGATTGAAACCCTAACACCAAGTTTACTGCCCTATCTAGATATCCCCTTTGCCTTTTTTGGTCACAGTCTCGGAACACTAATCAGCTTTGAATTAGCCCGTCAACTCCGCCGCCAGGAAGCCCCGAGTCCTCGACATCTGTTCATTTCCGGTCGCCGCGCTCCTCAAGTACCTGCCCGAAAACCTCCCCTTCATAACTTGCCCAAGTCTGAGTTGATCGAAGCATTGCGTCAATATAATGGCACACCAGAGGCTGTGCTAGCAAACCAGGACCTAATGGAGCTGTTTCTACCGATTCTGCGAGCGGATTTCGGGATTAACGAAACCTATACCTACACTAGCGAACCCCCACTTAATTGCCCCATATCTGTTTTCGGAGGTTTGCAGGATACCGACGCCAACAGTGATGAGCTTGCGGCCTGGCGTGACCAAACCAGTAGCACTTTCACGGTACACATGTTTCCTGGTGGCCACTTCTTTATTAATAATCAAAAGGAGTGTAATCAGCTTTTGGAGCTGATCACAAAGTTTGCGATCGCGCCAGTGTGA
- a CDS encoding hemolysin XhlA family protein, translating into MSETPITITYSLEEVLKDINGKLDSLQKDVNKINERLIKVETQVDAIATDVKELKGSTKAQIWTLIGILVTAVGGFVVGVGRVVISGKP; encoded by the coding sequence ATGAGCGAGACCCCCATAACAATTACTTACTCCTTAGAGGAAGTATTGAAAGACATAAACGGGAAGCTAGACAGCCTTCAAAAAGATGTGAACAAGATAAACGAAAGACTAATAAAAGTAGAGACACAAGTAGACGCGATCGCAACGGATGTCAAAGAATTAAAAGGTTCAACCAAGGCACAAATTTGGACATTGATCGGCATTTTGGTCACAGCAGTTGGCGGTTTTGTGGTAGGTGTTGGTCGTGTTGTTATTTCAGGTAAACCCTAA
- the trmD gene encoding tRNA (guanosine(37)-N1)-methyltransferase TrmD translates to MRFDIITLFPDFFTSPLSSGLLGKALLKQIAEVHLINPRDFATDKHRRVDDEPYGGGVGMLMKPEPIFAAVESLPILPQRDVILMTPQGQPMKQGLLKELATGYDQLVIICGHYEGVDERVLHLVTREVSLGDFVLTCGEIPALAMINGVTRLLPGTVGKAESLKLESFEAGLLDYPQYTRPAEFRGWKVPEVLLSGHHGEIDRWRKEQQIQRTKERRPDLFDQSLTKGTGSRE, encoded by the coding sequence GTGCGATTTGACATTATCACTCTGTTTCCGGATTTCTTCACCTCTCCCCTGAGTTCAGGGCTACTTGGTAAGGCGCTCCTCAAACAAATTGCCGAAGTGCATCTAATCAACCCCCGAGACTTTGCTACTGACAAGCATCGACGAGTTGATGATGAGCCTTACGGTGGTGGCGTGGGGATGTTGATGAAACCAGAGCCGATTTTTGCGGCTGTAGAGTCTTTACCCATTTTACCACAGCGTGATGTCATCTTAATGACCCCCCAGGGGCAACCCATGAAACAGGGATTGTTAAAAGAATTGGCCACAGGTTATGATCAGCTGGTGATAATTTGTGGACACTACGAAGGTGTGGATGAGCGGGTATTACACTTAGTCACCCGAGAGGTATCACTGGGGGATTTTGTCTTAACCTGTGGAGAAATCCCAGCCCTAGCTATGATTAACGGTGTCACCCGGTTGCTACCAGGAACAGTAGGCAAAGCCGAATCCCTTAAATTAGAAAGCTTTGAAGCGGGGTTACTGGACTATCCTCAGTACACAAGACCTGCTGAGTTTCGGGGATGGAAGGTTCCAGAGGTTCTGTTATCAGGACATCATGGGGAAATTGACCGCTGGCGTAAAGAACAGCAAATTCAGAGAACCAAAGAACGCCGTCCTGATTTGTTTGATCAATCCCTAACAAAGGGAACAGGGAGTAGGGAGTAG
- a CDS encoding AGE family epimerase/isomerase has translation MIKTFCKNKFLFSIISSITILIIGCFYTVFKPNLAQQTTEITMGQQWLQHLEEDLNPWWLMETAYGKPVGNFPSFRCDNGDLVNPSKPCSAFTKLGDNYSYVTNNLDKNYIVSQSRQVYTYCVAYHLSGNPKFLSLAKAGIDWIRNYGFDRENGGAFSYLKRESRQSNPSVLKRTSQELAYALQGMAFYYYLTQDQELLPEIIQLKDFIFETYYDPKLEMMMWVPKQVKNENVTNNWLKQKKHLLSQLDQIYTYMLILAPILPEPYQSEWKQDLLNLSRSIINEFYSPEYNTFWMEINNIGEGKIGEGKLPTDYGHSMKAFWMIYLTGKLFNNQRFIDFAQIGASRMLEEAYDVESGLWGRGISFDENDKGVRDLDKKWWVYAELDQMAGTLSLEDSSYVDKYLKSTVNWWFKNMVDHTNHGVWNLLTWPTLEKQLPKQYHWKNGFHSHEHALVGYITSQANQGEQVKLYFARKKGKEKDNIKPYYYTGEIVDINRSPMPSITDSNLPSISDLNRVIISFTGIK, from the coding sequence ATGATTAAAACTTTTTGTAAAAACAAATTTTTATTTAGTATAATTAGTAGCATAACCATCTTGATAATTGGTTGCTTTTATACTGTATTTAAACCCAACTTAGCACAACAAACTACAGAAATAACGATGGGTCAACAATGGTTACAGCATCTAGAAGAAGACCTCAATCCTTGGTGGTTGATGGAAACTGCTTACGGTAAACCTGTGGGTAATTTTCCTAGTTTTCGCTGCGACAATGGTGATCTAGTCAATCCATCTAAACCTTGTTCAGCTTTTACTAAATTAGGAGACAATTATAGTTATGTTACCAACAACTTAGATAAAAACTATATTGTCTCTCAGTCTCGTCAAGTTTACACATACTGCGTCGCCTATCATTTAAGTGGAAACCCAAAGTTTCTTAGTTTAGCAAAAGCTGGAATAGATTGGATTCGTAACTATGGATTTGATCGAGAAAATGGTGGTGCATTTAGTTACTTGAAAAGAGAAAGTCGCCAATCTAATCCTTCTGTTTTAAAGCGTACTAGTCAGGAACTAGCCTATGCTTTACAGGGAATGGCTTTTTATTACTATCTAACTCAAGATCAAGAACTATTACCAGAAATTATTCAACTAAAGGACTTTATCTTTGAGACTTATTATGATCCAAAACTAGAGATGATGATGTGGGTTCCCAAGCAAGTTAAGAATGAAAATGTTACTAACAATTGGCTTAAACAGAAAAAACATTTGCTGTCCCAATTGGATCAGATCTATACCTACATGCTTATTCTCGCGCCAATCTTACCAGAACCTTATCAATCAGAATGGAAACAAGATTTGTTGAATTTATCAAGGAGTATAATCAACGAATTTTATAGCCCTGAATATAATACATTCTGGATGGAGATTAACAATATAGGAGAGGGAAAAATAGGAGAGGGAAAACTGCCTACAGATTATGGTCATTCGATGAAAGCCTTTTGGATGATTTACTTAACTGGTAAACTTTTCAATAATCAAAGATTTATTGACTTTGCCCAAATAGGTGCATCTCGTATGCTAGAGGAAGCTTATGATGTAGAATCAGGGCTTTGGGGTAGAGGTATTAGTTTTGATGAGAATGATAAGGGTGTTCGTGACCTTGACAAAAAATGGTGGGTCTATGCTGAATTAGATCAAATGGCAGGAACACTTAGCTTGGAAGACTCATCCTACGTTGACAAATATTTAAAATCAACTGTTAATTGGTGGTTTAAAAATATGGTAGATCATACTAATCATGGAGTATGGAACTTACTGACTTGGCCGACCTTAGAAAAGCAATTACCTAAACAATACCACTGGAAAAATGGATTTCACTCCCATGAACACGCCCTAGTTGGCTATATTACTTCTCAGGCAAACCAAGGAGAACAAGTTAAACTATACTTTGCTCGCAAGAAAGGCAAAGAAAAAGATAATATTAAACCTTACTACTATACAGGTGAGATTGTTGACATCAATAGGTCGCCAATGCCATCAATAACTGATAGTAATCTGCCTTCAATATCCGATTTGAATCGGGTGATAATAAGTTTTACTGGTATTAAATAG
- a CDS encoding SET domain-containing protein-lysine N-methyltransferase yields the protein MDEKPLNVASWAELRECRKTGSKSLHTTVEFMPGQVICKFGAKKSLAQPNYLTVQIGDRQHIMLDPEFLQYINHSCAPNVFFAPSDRVLKAITKIKIGEELTLFYPSTEWSMDREFDCICQSKDCLGTIRGAAYLALDILTKYKLAQHIQQRLAKGP from the coding sequence ATGGATGAAAAACCCCTAAACGTTGCATCATGGGCCGAGCTCCGGGAGTGTCGTAAAACTGGGAGCAAATCCCTACACACCACTGTCGAGTTTATGCCCGGACAGGTAATCTGTAAATTTGGTGCAAAAAAGAGCCTAGCTCAGCCCAATTATTTAACTGTCCAAATTGGCGATCGCCAACATATTATGCTCGACCCAGAGTTTTTGCAGTATATCAATCATAGCTGCGCTCCTAATGTATTTTTCGCTCCGAGCGATCGCGTTTTGAAGGCCATAACTAAAATTAAAATTGGCGAGGAACTGACTTTATTCTATCCATCTACAGAATGGTCGATGGATAGAGAATTTGATTGTATTTGTCAAAGCAAAGATTGCTTGGGGACTATTCGAGGTGCCGCCTACTTAGCCTTAGATATTTTAACAAAATACAAACTCGCGCAGCATATACAACAGCGCTTGGCTAAAGGACCTTGA
- a CDS encoding class I SAM-dependent methyltransferase, with protein MNKYDNIAEYYDSTMKSGYYDYPKEAQSLDSILKGRKKLLEIGVGTGLLAEKLLELDPSYEITGIDFSPAMLERSKARLGNRAKVVEGNVLSMDLQESFDGIYSHGGPAGVCRVGKDYHLYSFLPNFEDTVKMLDNIARHLVDGGLFVLNIQAEEIDADGEQDIGNGIVYAQQKHLAFLDNQEMYFWETDYRFKKEGEIVASDRHKFLMVYGQLLEDTMKAAGFKLKEATPDDLYMVYQKVM; from the coding sequence ATGAATAAATACGATAACATTGCCGAGTATTATGACTCCACTATGAAGAGTGGGTATTACGACTATCCGAAAGAAGCTCAGTCCCTCGACTCTATCCTCAAAGGTCGGAAAAAACTTCTCGAAATAGGGGTGGGAACGGGATTGCTTGCAGAAAAACTGCTGGAATTAGATCCCAGCTATGAGATAACTGGAATAGATTTTAGTCCTGCTATGTTAGAACGGAGTAAAGCTCGTTTGGGAAATCGGGCAAAGGTAGTAGAAGGTAATGTGTTATCAATGGATCTACAGGAATCTTTTGATGGAATATATTCCCATGGGGGTCCGGCAGGTGTATGTCGGGTTGGTAAGGATTACCACTTATACAGTTTTCTGCCCAATTTTGAGGACACCGTTAAAATGTTAGACAATATTGCCCGCCATTTAGTTGACGGAGGCTTGTTTGTACTTAACATTCAAGCCGAAGAAATTGATGCAGATGGCGAGCAAGACATTGGCAACGGCATTGTTTACGCTCAGCAAAAGCATCTCGCTTTCCTAGACAATCAAGAAATGTACTTTTGGGAAACAGATTATCGTTTCAAAAAAGAAGGTGAAATAGTGGCGAGCGATCGCCATAAGTTCTTAATGGTGTACGGCCAACTTCTAGAAGATACGATGAAGGCGGCAGGGTTTAAGTTAAAAGAGGCGACTCCCGACGATTTATATATGGTTTACCAAAAAGTGATGTAA
- a CDS encoding NCS2 family permease, protein MITLTGLGVKAGYINQKGQFAHGSRAFMADAIGTTAGAILGTSTVTTYIESASGLLEGGRTGLTAVVTAILFALSIVFIPFLSAIPSFATAPALVMVGVLMIGSVRKIHWDDPAESIPSFLTILIMPLSYSIADGLAVGLITFPLLKAFQGKVHETTIAMWILATVFILKFALVGA, encoded by the coding sequence TTGATTACCCTAACTGGACTGGGAGTCAAAGCCGGTTATATCAATCAAAAGGGGCAATTTGCCCATGGGTCGCGAGCCTTTATGGCGGATGCAATCGGTACTACTGCTGGGGCAATCTTAGGCACATCTACAGTAACAACCTATATTGAGTCGGCCTCAGGACTATTGGAAGGGGGACGCACTGGTTTGACTGCCGTTGTGACTGCCATTTTATTTGCCCTATCGATAGTTTTCATTCCCTTTCTATCGGCCATTCCCAGCTTTGCCACAGCACCAGCCTTAGTCATGGTTGGAGTGTTGATGATCGGAAGTGTTAGAAAAATCCATTGGGACGATCCAGCCGAGTCAATTCCCTCATTTCTCACCATCTTGATCATGCCTTTAAGTTACTCCATTGCTGATGGCTTAGCTGTCGGTTTAATAACCTTTCCTCTGTTGAAAGCTTTTCAGGGTAAAGTTCACGAAACAACAATTGCCATGTGGATTTTGGCAACAGTATTTATCCTCAAGTTTGCCTTAGTGGGAGCCTAA
- a CDS encoding cyanophycinase, which yields MQQLESQLQRMRMPKSTQPAILVIGGAEDKVHGREILQTFFRRAGGTNARLAIIPSASREPTVIGSRYQRIFEDMGAEEIRLLDIRDRSEAENQDLLEYLEICTGVFMTGGDQLRLCGLLADTPLMEKVRQRVHQSEITLAGTSAGAAVMGHHMIAGGGSGEFPNRSLVDITMGLGIIPEVIVDQHFHHRNRMARLISAISEHPERLAIGIDEDTCALFEKNGWLQVMGKGTVTIIDPKEMSYTNQPKIGHNDPISIHNLRVHVLCHGDRYHFQKRCLFAVES from the coding sequence ATGCAGCAGTTAGAATCTCAATTGCAAAGAATGAGGATGCCTAAGTCCACTCAACCAGCTATTTTGGTAATCGGCGGCGCTGAAGATAAAGTTCACGGACGAGAGATCCTGCAAACTTTTTTTCGGCGTGCTGGAGGAACTAATGCTCGCCTTGCCATTATCCCTTCAGCCTCCAGAGAACCAACCGTGATTGGCAGTCGCTATCAACGCATCTTTGAAGACATGGGAGCCGAGGAAATTCGGTTGCTAGATATACGCGATCGCTCTGAAGCAGAAAACCAAGACTTACTAGAGTACTTGGAAATCTGTACCGGGGTATTCATGACTGGAGGTGACCAACTACGCTTATGCGGGCTACTAGCCGATACCCCCTTAATGGAAAAAGTTCGGCAGCGGGTTCATCAAAGCGAGATTACCCTAGCTGGGACAAGTGCTGGCGCTGCAGTTATGGGTCATCACATGATTGCTGGTGGTGGTAGTGGTGAGTTTCCTAATCGTTCTTTGGTGGATATAACCATGGGCTTAGGAATCATTCCAGAGGTGATTGTCGATCAACATTTCCACCATCGGAATCGTATGGCACGCCTGATCAGTGCTATTTCGGAACATCCGGAGCGATTGGCGATTGGAATCGATGAAGATACCTGTGCTTTGTTTGAAAAAAATGGTTGGTTACAAGTGATGGGTAAAGGCACTGTCACAATTATTGATCCCAAGGAAATGTCTTACACCAACCAGCCTAAGATTGGTCATAACGACCCGATCAGTATCCACAATCTGCGAGTGCATGTTCTGTGTCATGGCGATCGCTACCACTTTCAGAAGCGTTGCTTATTCGCAGTAGAAAGCTAA